The nucleotide window ATAATTTCAATATATTAAAAATATGTAATCGGATTAACGGTTGAATTTTTTGAAAATTAATACTATAATTACAGTGAAACTTATAAAATTTCAGTATTATAAAATTTTTTGCAACAGAAAAGTGATAAATGTTATGAAACTGGATGAATAAGGTGGGGTCATATTTTTAGAATTATTATTTGAAAGCGAGGGGAATAAGATGGGCGAAAGTGTAAAAAGTAGAATTTCAAAACTTAGAGAGTTAATGAATCAAAATGGTATGGATGCTTACGTAGTACCGTCAGCAGATAATCATCAAAGTGAATACGTTGGTGAATTTTTTAAGGCTAGAGCTTTTGTAACCGGTTTTACAGGATCAGCTGGAACTGCAGTTATAACTAAAGACGAAGCTGGTCTTTGGACAGACGGTAGATATTTTCTTCAAGCAGAAAAGCAATTAGAGGGAAGTGGTATTAAGCTATTCAAGATGGGAAATCCAGGAGTGCCTACAGTAAATGAGTTTATAGAAGAGAAGATGCCTCAAAACGGGACATTAGGTTTTGATGGAAGACTTATGGCTATGGGCGAAGGCAATGAATTTGTAAAGCAACTCGAATACAAAAATGTAGGTATTGAATATAGCCATGACTTAGTAGATAAGGTATGGGAAAACAGACCAGAGATTGCAAAAGAGCCTGTATTTTTACTTGATGAAAAATATTCAGGGGAATCAAGAGCTTCAAAATTAAAAAGAGTAAGAGAAGTAATGAGAGAGAATAAAGCTAGCCATCATGTAATCACAAGCTTAGATGATATTGCATGGCTATTAAATGTAAGAGGTAGCGATGTTTTGTATTCTCCTTTAGTTCTTTGCTATGCAGTAGTTGGTTTAGAAAGTGTTGAATTATTTATTGATCAAAGTCGTTTGAACAACGAAGTAAAATCATCACTAGATAAAGATAGAGTTACATTAAGACCTTATAACGATATATATGAATATGTAAAATCATTTAATAGTGAAGATGTTGTAATGATAGATCCAGATAGAGTAAATTATGCATTATATAAAAACATACCTACTTCAACTAAAAAAGTAGAGCGTGAGAATCCAACAACACTTTTCAAGGCAATAAAAAATGATATTGAGCTTGCAAATATAGAAAAAGCTCATATAAAAGATGGAGTTGCAATTACTAAATTTATGTATTGGCTAAAGCAAAATGTTGGCAAAAATACAGTAACTGAAATTAGTGCATCTGACAAATTGAGATCATTTAGAGAAGAACAAGAAGGGTACCTATGGGAAAGTTTTGCTCCAATTTGTGCGTTTAAAGATCATGCAGCTATGATGCACTATTCTGCAACACCAAAGTCTGATGTAGAGCTTACAAAGGGACATTTGTTCTTAACTGATACTGGTGGAAACTATTACGAAGGAACTACAGATATTACTAGAACTTTTGCATTAGGCGAAATTTCTAGAGAAGTGAAAAAACACTACACTATAGTAGCTAAGAGTATGATGAGTTTAGCTCGAGCTAAGTTCTTATATGGTTGTAGAGGATACAACTTAGATGTATTAGCTAGAGAGCCAATTTGGAATTTAGATATAGACTACAAGTGTGGAACAGGACATGGTGTTGGATATTTGCTTAATATACACGAAGGTCCAAGTGGTTTTAGATGGCAAGTAGTGCCTTCAAAACATGAAACACATATATTAGAAGCTGGAATGGTAATAACTGATGAGCCAGGAATATATATCGACGGTTCACATGGTATTAGAATTGAAAATGAGCTAATACTTAGAAAAGGTGTAGAAAATGAGTTTGGACAATTTATGCATTTTGAACCTGTGACTTATGCACCTATAGACTTAGATGCTATTGATCCAGCAGAGCTAAATGAAGACGATAGAGCTTATTTAAATAGCTATCATGAGACAGTTTATAACAAATTATCTGAGCATTTGACACAAGAAGAGAGAGAATGGTTAAAAGAATATACAAGAGCTATTTAGAAACTAATTAAGTTATATTCAA belongs to Tissierellales bacterium and includes:
- a CDS encoding aminopeptidase P family protein, encoding MGESVKSRISKLRELMNQNGMDAYVVPSADNHQSEYVGEFFKARAFVTGFTGSAGTAVITKDEAGLWTDGRYFLQAEKQLEGSGIKLFKMGNPGVPTVNEFIEEKMPQNGTLGFDGRLMAMGEGNEFVKQLEYKNVGIEYSHDLVDKVWENRPEIAKEPVFLLDEKYSGESRASKLKRVREVMRENKASHHVITSLDDIAWLLNVRGSDVLYSPLVLCYAVVGLESVELFIDQSRLNNEVKSSLDKDRVTLRPYNDIYEYVKSFNSEDVVMIDPDRVNYALYKNIPTSTKKVERENPTTLFKAIKNDIELANIEKAHIKDGVAITKFMYWLKQNVGKNTVTEISASDKLRSFREEQEGYLWESFAPICAFKDHAAMMHYSATPKSDVELTKGHLFLTDTGGNYYEGTTDITRTFALGEISREVKKHYTIVAKSMMSLARAKFLYGCRGYNLDVLAREPIWNLDIDYKCGTGHGVGYLLNIHEGPSGFRWQVVPSKHETHILEAGMVITDEPGIYIDGSHGIRIENELILRKGVENEFGQFMHFEPVTYAPIDLDAIDPAELNEDDRAYLNSYHETVYNKLSEHLTQEEREWLKEYTRAI